A window of the Chthonomonas sp. genome harbors these coding sequences:
- a CDS encoding DUF554 domain-containing protein — protein sequence MQTRFLGTILNTVAVIVGSLIGLAFANVLPASWQSVALTGLGLVTFILGVKMALQSRNMLIVAGSIAVGGILGAALGISPALASLAEQVRHSVGGGGRFTEGLLTTTLLYCVGPMTIMGCLQDGLEGKIDILAMKSLLDGIASVFFAAALGVGVLVSAVAVFIVQGALTLLAKRLSKLADNEEAMAELTGVGGALLLCIGLGLAEIKHIPTETYLPALILAPVAVIIGQRWGNRQAQNRPN from the coding sequence ATGCAGACCCGCTTCCTCGGCACGATCCTGAACACGGTGGCGGTGATCGTCGGCTCGCTCATCGGGCTCGCCTTCGCCAACGTGCTACCGGCATCGTGGCAGTCAGTCGCGCTTACGGGCCTCGGCTTGGTCACGTTCATTTTGGGCGTCAAGATGGCGTTGCAAAGCCGCAACATGCTCATCGTGGCCGGGAGCATTGCCGTCGGCGGAATCCTCGGCGCGGCGCTCGGAATCTCGCCGGCTCTAGCTTCACTTGCCGAGCAGGTGCGGCATTCGGTGGGTGGCGGCGGGCGGTTCACCGAGGGTCTCCTGACCACCACCTTGCTCTACTGCGTGGGCCCGATGACGATCATGGGTTGCCTGCAAGACGGCCTCGAAGGCAAGATTGACATCTTGGCGATGAAGTCACTGCTCGACGGCATCGCCTCCGTTTTCTTTGCCGCCGCGTTGGGCGTGGGCGTGCTTGTCAGCGCGGTCGCCGTCTTCATCGTCCAAGGCGCACTCACGCTCCTGGCCAAGCGGCTGAGCAAGCTTGCCGACAACGAGGAGGCGATGGCCGAACTCACCGGAGTGGGCGGCGCGCTCCTGCTGTGCATCGGGCTCGGACTCGCCGAGATCAAGCACATTCCGACCGAGACCTACCTGCCCGCGCTGATTCTGGCCCCGGTGGCGGTGATCATCGGCCAGCGGTGGGGGAATCGCCAAGCCCAGAATCGGCCAAACTAG
- a CDS encoding Gfo/Idh/MocA family oxidoreductase, producing the protein MLKWGILGTGAIAKKFAEGLPLCRSGELVAVGSRDLARAEHFCSEFGGRAMGDYAAVLDDPAVEAVYISLPHHMHAEWTIRAAEAGKHILCEKPFVLTRDEAVQCIEAVEKAGVFFMEAFMYRVHPQTLTVHELLQNGVIGQPKTMHAEFGYTSQRAADAFRFDGSVGGGALMDVGCYPISLARFVAGCEPNQASYSAELATSADGHSKYDAYGTGELIFPTGFRTTFQCGMHVQMNNWATIFGELGRIHITSPWFCNGPLFVQLNGKEPEPISVKAVPHLWGNQSVVVDQLLARKQAPFMSWKDSVAQASILERLRLAAGIG; encoded by the coding sequence ATGTTGAAATGGGGGATTTTGGGTACCGGCGCGATCGCCAAGAAGTTCGCCGAGGGACTGCCGCTCTGTCGGAGCGGCGAGTTGGTCGCGGTCGGCTCGCGTGACTTAGCTCGGGCGGAGCACTTTTGCTCGGAGTTTGGTGGTCGGGCGATGGGCGACTACGCGGCGGTGCTGGATGACCCGGCGGTTGAGGCGGTCTACATCTCGTTGCCGCACCACATGCACGCCGAGTGGACGATCCGCGCCGCCGAGGCCGGCAAGCACATTCTCTGCGAAAAGCCGTTTGTGCTGACCCGCGACGAAGCGGTGCAGTGCATCGAAGCCGTGGAGAAGGCCGGCGTTTTCTTTATGGAGGCGTTTATGTACCGGGTGCACCCGCAGACTCTCACGGTCCACGAGCTCTTGCAAAATGGCGTGATCGGTCAACCCAAGACGATGCACGCCGAATTCGGCTATACCAGCCAGCGCGCAGCCGACGCGTTTCGATTTGACGGGAGTGTGGGCGGCGGCGCGCTCATGGATGTCGGCTGCTACCCGATTAGCCTGGCCCGGTTTGTGGCGGGCTGCGAGCCGAATCAGGCCAGCTACTCAGCGGAACTCGCGACCAGCGCCGACGGCCACAGCAAGTACGACGCCTACGGCACCGGCGAGCTGATCTTCCCAACCGGTTTCCGCACGACGTTTCAGTGCGGCATGCACGTGCAAATGAACAACTGGGCCACGATTTTCGGCGAGCTTGGACGCATCCACATCACCTCGCCGTGGTTCTGTAACGGTCCGCTGTTTGTGCAGCTGAACGGCAAGGAGCCCGAGCCGATTTCGGTTAAGGCCGTGCCGCACCTTTGGGGGAACCAAAGCGTGGTGGTTGACCAGCTACTAGCCCGCAAGCAAGCACCGTTTATGTCGTGGAAGGACAGCGTCGCGCAAGCCTCGATTTTGGAACGGTTGCGACTCGCCGCGGGGATTGGCTAG
- a CDS encoding spondin domain-containing protein, whose translation MSCFAAVSAHAAVFTVTWTNHGPQPLSPLFWSVGNASFDIFSLGGTSSAGIKSIAESGNVNPMLNIAAAAGSNVQLYGVLAGGPLMPGLTRSATINVNSGSDYFSFATMLGMTNDGFLGEGVSSMGLRLFGGNTPLGFSVNVYGARAWDAGTEANTQNAADLGALGGSGNPAEAAGFNRIRVHESIVPGRGDSFASLPDWTSNTRLMTLTVLPVPEPSGLVFLGVAGIGMMLRRKRASA comes from the coding sequence GTGTCCTGTTTCGCGGCGGTCTCGGCCCACGCGGCAGTGTTCACCGTCACCTGGACCAACCACGGACCGCAGCCGCTCAGCCCGCTTTTTTGGTCGGTCGGCAACGCCTCATTCGACATCTTCAGCCTTGGCGGAACCTCGTCGGCGGGCATCAAGTCCATCGCCGAATCCGGCAACGTCAACCCGATGCTTAACATCGCCGCGGCCGCCGGATCGAACGTGCAGCTCTATGGAGTGTTGGCGGGCGGGCCGCTGATGCCCGGGCTCACGCGCTCGGCGACGATCAACGTCAACTCGGGTTCGGACTACTTCTCGTTTGCGACCATGCTCGGCATGACCAACGACGGCTTCCTCGGCGAGGGCGTCAGCAGCATGGGGCTGCGGCTATTCGGCGGAAACACGCCGCTCGGCTTTAGCGTCAACGTCTACGGCGCGCGAGCCTGGGATGCCGGCACCGAAGCCAACACCCAAAACGCCGCCGACTTGGGTGCGCTCGGCGGCTCCGGCAATCCGGCCGAAGCGGCGGGCTTCAACCGCATCCGTGTCCACGAATCCATTGTCCCGGGTCGCGGCGATAGCTTTGCGAGTCTGCCGGATTGGACCAGCAACACGCGGCTGATGACGCTGACCGTGCTGCCGGTGCCCGAGCCCAGCGGCTTGGTGTTCCTTGGCGTGGCCGGAATTGGGATGATGTTGCGAAGAAAGCGAGCAAGTGCGTAA
- a CDS encoding sigma-70 family RNA polymerase sigma factor → MAARPPSRDALCKLVRTELARLYRVAFRLTGSSVRAEDLVGTTLHAAAKAWDHFDGAHPSAWLLRIMTNANFRQGSIEARHRHAHLDSISEEASPHAVDEIVMHRLATSEVLAGLLQLNPDQQMVIILCDIEEMSYDEVALALEIPRGTVCSRLYRARRALIDLCTFSMEAN, encoded by the coding sequence ATGGCCGCCCGCCCGCCGAGCCGCGACGCTCTTTGCAAACTTGTGCGCACCGAGCTCGCTCGGCTGTACCGGGTGGCCTTTCGACTCACAGGAAGCAGTGTCCGGGCGGAGGATTTGGTTGGAACAACTCTCCATGCAGCAGCCAAAGCGTGGGACCATTTCGATGGTGCCCACCCCTCCGCCTGGCTACTGCGCATCATGACCAACGCAAACTTTCGGCAAGGCAGCATCGAAGCTCGCCATCGACACGCCCATTTGGACTCGATCAGCGAGGAGGCGAGTCCACATGCCGTGGACGAAATCGTGATGCACCGGCTAGCCACAAGCGAGGTGTTGGCTGGCCTCCTGCAGCTGAATCCCGACCAACAAATGGTGATCATCCTTTGCGATATCGAAGAAATGTCGTACGATGAAGTGGCGCTGGCGCTAGAGATTCCGCGGGGAACAGTGTGCTCCCGACTCTACCGCGCGCGCCGGGCTCTCATCGACCTATGCACGTTTTCAATGGAGGCAAATTAA
- a CDS encoding PEP-CTERM sorting domain-containing protein: MKKLALMIGIVAASNAFAVTYNDAVGDVNMPGGYFANQDITSVDVTHTIGTITFRINLNADIVATNWGKYGLMIDSMPGGDVTTGNPWARAVSMPSGMDFWVGSWVDQAPTGFNQLFAYSGGSWGPAQQSANVIPVNNAVQYTYTWAQLGLTWGSTFCFDAWSSGGNGGDAAWDLLSKSVVNDSNNDGQTFWTEATESNSQLRYTIPVPEPGSFLALGLGALALLRRKK; the protein is encoded by the coding sequence ATGAAAAAGTTAGCACTCATGATCGGCATCGTCGCCGCATCGAATGCGTTCGCCGTTACCTATAACGACGCCGTTGGCGATGTCAACATGCCGGGTGGATATTTCGCCAACCAAGACATCACTTCCGTTGATGTAACCCACACGATCGGGACGATCACGTTCCGCATTAACCTCAACGCCGACATCGTGGCGACCAATTGGGGCAAGTACGGCCTCATGATCGACAGCATGCCGGGTGGCGACGTCACCACGGGCAACCCCTGGGCCCGTGCTGTCAGCATGCCCAGCGGCATGGATTTCTGGGTAGGTAGCTGGGTTGACCAAGCCCCGACCGGATTCAACCAACTGTTTGCCTACAGCGGCGGCAGCTGGGGCCCGGCGCAGCAATCGGCCAACGTAATTCCCGTCAACAACGCCGTGCAATACACCTACACGTGGGCTCAACTTGGCCTGACGTGGGGCAGCACGTTCTGCTTCGACGCCTGGTCGTCGGGCGGTAACGGCGGCGACGCCGCTTGGGACCTCCTGAGCAAGTCGGTTGTCAACGACAGCAACAACGACGGTCAAACCTTCTGGACCGAAGCCACCGAATCGAACAGCCAACTGCGCTACACGATTCCCGTGCCCGAGCCCGGTTCGTTCCTGGCTCTTGGCCTCGGCGCGCTCGCTCTGCTTCGCCGCAAAAAGTAA
- a CDS encoding GAF domain-containing protein — MVECIVRLIWATGILVASFWQGTPPLEWGWRLALALASYAGIAYWLQTRGKMNQGFAGLVAVMDSAVIAVLLGLSGSLEYYSFFVLAPCAFAAAKHGANAAAMAPLATSFLLVAANLAPGPVNQTLVLVQALGILAVGLLLNMGQVVVTVEERIEIPVPAAMAPSNTDEPDRKFLLLRENYRELREQTLKLERTAKRDSLVASLVTVLQEQGDAMLSRLAAKLRELTACEGVVVYTPASMADSLVARVTSGEVPKNLDIRAVEISGVHNDSLLKRRIDNLFQTLREEDRSAQRAGYVVLRDQGQVLAVVALVDRDAETVHDAVGLLERLTTPLVAVLRQERDQTSQERRLRQAELLYAVSSVAAGAETPTNLAARVVRDIWESVPLDHLSTIILDGENVITAARQGSTGTIVDELMFPEGRGIAGWLASGAPEVVIFDTGEDVRVDRTEALRRRIGSFLMMPMLFGMKPYGCVIAATHQAGGLDTTEIDYLRTVTAEMTQAMARLEEVEPGPNGIMTPAEFMRSVEGLQGSFVLIEPLKREELEQEFGRPAIEMMMRNLTRRIRQRLPINAQMCRRAEGDFIVFVSGVSEEFCRSWANDAITHASMMGLTTPDGRRKIPVAMRAKVSSASRFAETGLAA, encoded by the coding sequence ATGGTTGAGTGCATCGTTCGTTTGATATGGGCCACGGGCATTTTGGTTGCCTCGTTTTGGCAAGGAACCCCGCCGCTGGAATGGGGTTGGCGCTTGGCGCTGGCTTTGGCGAGCTACGCGGGCATTGCCTATTGGCTGCAAACCCGCGGCAAAATGAACCAAGGCTTCGCTGGCCTGGTCGCCGTGATGGATTCCGCCGTCATCGCCGTACTGCTCGGCCTCAGCGGCTCGCTGGAATACTACAGTTTCTTTGTGCTCGCGCCGTGTGCATTTGCCGCGGCGAAGCACGGAGCGAACGCCGCCGCCATGGCTCCGCTCGCCACCTCGTTTTTGCTCGTCGCGGCGAATCTCGCGCCGGGTCCGGTCAACCAAACCTTAGTGCTGGTGCAGGCGCTGGGCATTCTCGCCGTCGGCTTGCTACTCAACATGGGTCAAGTGGTCGTCACCGTTGAGGAGCGGATCGAGATTCCGGTCCCCGCGGCGATGGCTCCGAGCAACACGGACGAACCCGACCGCAAGTTCTTGCTGCTCCGCGAAAACTACCGCGAGCTGCGCGAGCAAACCCTCAAGCTAGAGCGCACCGCCAAACGTGACTCGCTGGTGGCGAGTCTTGTGACCGTGCTGCAAGAGCAGGGCGACGCGATGCTCAGCCGGCTTGCCGCCAAGCTCCGCGAGCTCACGGCTTGCGAAGGCGTGGTGGTTTACACTCCGGCCAGCATGGCCGATAGCCTGGTGGCGCGGGTCACCTCGGGCGAGGTGCCCAAGAACCTCGATATCCGCGCGGTGGAAATCAGCGGCGTGCATAACGACAGCCTGCTGAAGCGCCGCATTGACAACCTTTTTCAAACTCTCCGCGAGGAGGATCGCTCGGCGCAGCGCGCCGGGTATGTGGTGCTTCGCGATCAAGGTCAGGTGTTGGCTGTGGTTGCCTTGGTGGACCGCGACGCCGAGACCGTGCACGACGCGGTCGGCCTGCTAGAGCGCCTCACGACGCCGCTGGTGGCGGTGTTGCGCCAGGAGCGCGACCAAACCTCGCAAGAGCGTCGCTTGCGACAAGCTGAGCTCCTGTACGCCGTAAGCTCGGTGGCGGCCGGAGCCGAAACTCCGACCAACCTCGCCGCCCGCGTGGTGCGCGACATTTGGGAATCGGTGCCACTCGACCACCTTTCAACGATTATTTTGGACGGCGAGAACGTGATTACCGCCGCTCGCCAAGGCAGCACGGGCACGATTGTGGACGAGCTGATGTTCCCCGAGGGCCGCGGCATCGCCGGTTGGCTCGCCTCGGGCGCACCCGAAGTGGTGATTTTTGACACCGGCGAGGATGTGCGGGTGGACCGCACCGAAGCGTTGCGCCGACGGATCGGCAGCTTCTTGATGATGCCCATGCTCTTCGGCATGAAGCCTTACGGCTGCGTGATCGCCGCGACTCACCAAGCAGGCGGCCTCGACACCACCGAGATTGACTACCTGCGCACCGTGACCGCCGAAATGACGCAAGCCATGGCGCGCCTGGAAGAAGTCGAGCCGGGTCCCAACGGCATCATGACGCCGGCCGAATTTATGCGCTCGGTGGAAGGCTTGCAGGGCAGTTTTGTGCTGATCGAGCCGTTGAAGCGCGAGGAACTGGAGCAAGAATTCGGTCGCCCCGCCATCGAAATGATGATGCGCAACCTCACGCGCCGCATCCGTCAACGTCTGCCGATCAACGCGCAAATGTGTCGTCGCGCCGAAGGCGACTTCATCGTGTTCGTCAGCGGCGTCTCGGAAGAATTCTGCCGTAGCTGGGCCAACGACGCGATCACACACGCTTCGATGATGGGTCTGACGACGCCCGATGGGCGCCGCAAGATTCCCGTCGCCATGCGCGCAAAGGTGAGCTCGGCGAGCCGATTCGCTGAAACCGGTTTGGCCGCTTAG
- a CDS encoding tetratricopeptide repeat protein, producing MDSAEISKVLAEANVARMRGELARAQDLLRQVLAAQADEPDALLMLGEVYADQGELDKALPYLDQAATARPHVRQIQEKRDALKKRIADREVANVVSQLGLPTTKSRAKVWAIGSAAFVFAVCLLSFFLGRMMDRGQKEVSVPITLTPVQQAKSAPPVTQEPEPQTDPVTPTKRDNGVTIIDFRPDEDKQLLSSLKSSMTEPESLTEARRDNRTGHIQITLRDANNADHKAMAGTAAAAVLRAMTDCPMVSVRVEVGSKLTYEADMARADWEALTAPDAVPSSALKNEWMSQS from the coding sequence ATGGATTCGGCAGAGATCTCGAAAGTGTTAGCGGAAGCAAACGTCGCGCGGATGCGCGGCGAGCTGGCCCGCGCGCAAGATTTGTTGCGGCAAGTTCTGGCCGCGCAAGCGGACGAGCCCGACGCATTGCTGATGCTCGGGGAGGTTTATGCCGACCAAGGTGAGCTCGACAAAGCCCTGCCCTATTTAGACCAAGCCGCGACTGCACGACCGCACGTGCGCCAGATTCAAGAGAAGCGCGACGCCCTCAAGAAGCGCATTGCCGACCGCGAGGTCGCGAATGTCGTCTCGCAACTCGGATTGCCGACCACCAAAAGCCGCGCCAAAGTGTGGGCGATCGGCTCGGCCGCATTTGTATTCGCGGTGTGCCTCCTCTCGTTTTTCCTGGGGCGAATGATGGACCGCGGCCAGAAAGAAGTGAGCGTGCCGATTACGCTGACGCCGGTTCAGCAGGCGAAATCCGCGCCGCCGGTGACCCAGGAGCCCGAGCCCCAAACCGACCCCGTGACGCCGACCAAGCGCGATAACGGCGTGACGATCATTGATTTCCGTCCCGACGAGGACAAGCAGTTGCTAAGCTCGCTGAAGAGCTCGATGACGGAGCCGGAATCGCTCACCGAGGCGCGTCGCGACAACCGCACGGGCCACATCCAAATCACCTTGCGCGATGCCAACAACGCCGATCATAAGGCGATGGCCGGCACCGCCGCCGCCGCCGTGTTGCGGGCGATGACGGATTGCCCGATGGTGTCCGTGCGAGTCGAGGTCGGCAGCAAGCTGACCTACGAGGCCGACATGGCGCGCGCCGACTGGGAAGCGCTGACCGCGCCGGACGCAGTCCCCTCCTCGGCGTTGAAGAACGAGTGGATGAGTCAATCCTAG
- a CDS encoding polyprenyl synthetase family protein, with the protein MEPTPETRALIALVEPRLAELIATGPDALAVEEAMAYSLLAPGKRLRPVLAMASSAAVGGVAEAALDAGCAVEMVHCFSLIHDDLPAIDNDDLRRGRPTCHKVYGEAMAILAGDGLFARAFAVIAPSGTLAVAELARASGELVLGEARDILSEGAPANAATLQAIHAQKTGALFGAACAIGAICGGGAPGHVGQLRSYGLALGLAFQIADDVLNETSSAEVLGKAAGSDRELGKMTYPALFGLEESRRMALSARDEAIGFLAGLPTPTPLLADLAEYACARLS; encoded by the coding sequence GTGGAGCCCACCCCCGAAACTCGGGCGCTGATTGCGCTCGTGGAGCCTCGTCTGGCCGAGCTGATTGCAACCGGCCCGGACGCCTTGGCGGTGGAAGAAGCGATGGCTTACAGCTTGCTGGCGCCCGGTAAGCGGCTCCGCCCCGTGCTGGCCATGGCTTCCAGTGCGGCAGTGGGCGGGGTCGCTGAGGCCGCCTTGGATGCCGGTTGCGCGGTGGAGATGGTCCACTGCTTTTCGCTGATTCACGACGATTTGCCGGCGATTGACAACGACGATTTGCGCCGCGGTCGCCCGACCTGCCACAAGGTGTACGGCGAGGCGATGGCGATTTTGGCCGGCGACGGGCTGTTTGCCAGAGCCTTTGCCGTAATCGCGCCGAGTGGGACCCTAGCCGTGGCGGAACTCGCCCGCGCCAGTGGCGAACTTGTGCTGGGCGAGGCTCGCGACATTCTCAGCGAAGGCGCGCCCGCCAACGCCGCCACGCTGCAGGCGATCCATGCGCAAAAAACGGGAGCCTTGTTCGGTGCGGCCTGCGCCATCGGCGCGATCTGCGGGGGCGGTGCGCCCGGTCACGTCGGCCAACTTCGCTCGTACGGTTTGGCCTTGGGGTTGGCGTTTCAAATCGCCGACGACGTGCTCAACGAAACGAGTTCGGCCGAAGTGTTGGGCAAGGCCGCCGGCTCGGATCGCGAACTCGGCAAGATGACGTATCCGGCGCTGTTTGGGCTGGAGGAGAGCCGCCGCATGGCGCTTTCCGCGCGGGATGAGGCGATCGGGTTCCTGGCGGGCCTGCCCACCCCCACCCCGCTCCTCGCCGACCTCGCCGAGTATGCGTGTGCGCGGTTAAGCTAG
- a CDS encoding bifunctional phosphoglucose/phosphomannose isomerase, whose product MHQLDQLDFVTRLDPKGMLDLFSKFPDQCAEALSIAQASPLPKWSAKPDNVIVAGMGGSAAGGDFVKALFDADGSIPMVVSRDYTLPNWVGPGTLMFATSYSGNTEETLSAYAQAKKAGANIIVVTGGGKLADLAAADGFPLIRIPGGQPPRTALGLLLLPVVVACEQLGLIPSQNYDQLIQALRDRVSEWGMDVPFERNEAKQLAQNLFGKLAVVYGLGNWQGLVAFRWKSQINENAKDMTFHHTFPELNHNEILGWVNCQNQGVKQWVLITIEDGTESAKIRRRREVSVELLKDRIELYPVVAKGATLLEKMIGVAMLSDFVSTYLASLNGVDPEDITWLNYLKAELAKVN is encoded by the coding sequence ATGCATCAGCTGGACCAACTTGATTTTGTCACCCGACTTGACCCCAAGGGAATGCTCGACCTTTTCTCGAAATTTCCCGATCAGTGCGCCGAAGCGCTGAGCATTGCCCAAGCCTCGCCGCTGCCCAAGTGGTCGGCCAAACCCGACAACGTGATCGTCGCCGGTATGGGCGGGTCCGCCGCGGGCGGTGATTTCGTGAAGGCGCTGTTTGATGCCGACGGCTCGATCCCGATGGTCGTCAGCCGCGACTACACATTGCCCAATTGGGTCGGCCCCGGCACGTTGATGTTCGCCACGAGCTACTCCGGCAACACCGAGGAAACCCTTTCGGCCTACGCGCAAGCCAAGAAGGCGGGCGCGAACATCATCGTCGTGACCGGCGGCGGCAAACTCGCCGACCTCGCGGCGGCCGACGGCTTCCCGCTCATTCGCATTCCCGGCGGCCAGCCGCCTCGCACCGCGCTTGGGCTCCTGTTGCTCCCGGTTGTGGTTGCCTGCGAGCAGCTCGGCCTCATCCCGTCGCAAAACTACGACCAACTGATTCAAGCGCTCCGCGATCGGGTCAGCGAGTGGGGCATGGACGTGCCGTTTGAACGCAACGAGGCGAAGCAACTGGCGCAAAATCTGTTCGGCAAGCTCGCCGTGGTGTACGGACTCGGCAACTGGCAAGGGCTCGTGGCCTTCCGCTGGAAGAGCCAAATCAACGAGAACGCGAAGGACATGACGTTCCACCACACCTTCCCCGAGCTGAATCACAACGAGATCCTGGGCTGGGTGAATTGCCAAAACCAGGGCGTGAAGCAGTGGGTCCTCATCACGATCGAAGACGGCACCGAATCGGCCAAGATTCGCCGCCGCCGCGAGGTCAGCGTCGAGCTGCTCAAGGATCGCATCGAGCTGTATCCGGTGGTCGCCAAGGGCGCGACTCTGCTGGAGAAAATGATCGGGGTGGCGATGCTCAGCGACTTCGTCTCCACGTATCTCGCCTCGCTCAACGGCGTTGATCCGGAGGACATTACATGGCTGAACTACTTGAAGGCCGAGCTCGCGAAGGTCAACTAA
- a CDS encoding DUF1015 domain-containing protein, whose product MAVLRPFRGLRYSASAGSMQTLVAPPYDVLSPADRDELYASNANNVVGLTLPEQNADDRSKYVKYARSAARLEQWRREGLLELEPKPAYYRYLQTFTIPGSDEPLERMSLISTIKVEPYEKGVVLPHEQTFPKHKEDRLRILEATRAHLECIYGLIEDADQAFFKLVMAAAGERVADVTTPDGVRHIVEVITDEAAIGQISELVAPKKVWIADGHHRYETAVTFRGMQPASDALIAEDLMMMAISSISDPGLVLLPTHRMLKRCPLSQEAMLAKLSEHFTSTPMANADIPAALDAHTNAGECVFGVALPGGQGYLFTAPRPESSGSDAERRLAGLDVTVLHDLIFGECLGLTGHDFFDYTRDPQEALDAVEQGSPASFLMNPPSVDDMQVIAQGGEKMPQKSTFYYPKILSGLVLWSLNDFEK is encoded by the coding sequence ATGGCAGTTCTTCGACCCTTTCGCGGTCTACGATATTCGGCGTCCGCTGGTTCCATGCAGACTCTCGTCGCGCCGCCCTACGACGTGCTGAGCCCGGCCGATCGCGACGAACTTTACGCGTCTAACGCGAACAATGTGGTGGGTCTGACCCTGCCCGAACAGAATGCTGATGACCGCAGCAAGTATGTGAAGTACGCCCGCAGCGCGGCCCGATTGGAGCAGTGGCGTCGCGAGGGATTGCTCGAGCTCGAACCCAAGCCGGCCTACTATCGCTATCTACAAACCTTCACCATTCCCGGCTCCGACGAGCCGCTGGAGCGCATGAGTCTGATCTCCACCATCAAGGTTGAGCCTTACGAAAAGGGCGTGGTGCTGCCGCACGAGCAGACCTTCCCCAAGCATAAGGAAGACCGGCTGCGGATTCTCGAAGCCACGCGCGCGCATCTCGAATGCATCTACGGCCTCATCGAAGATGCCGACCAGGCGTTTTTCAAGCTCGTCATGGCCGCGGCGGGTGAGCGAGTGGCCGATGTGACCACCCCGGATGGCGTGCGCCATATCGTGGAGGTCATCACCGACGAGGCCGCGATCGGCCAGATCAGCGAGCTGGTCGCGCCGAAAAAAGTCTGGATCGCCGACGGGCACCACCGCTACGAGACGGCAGTCACGTTCCGCGGCATGCAGCCGGCCAGCGATGCGCTGATTGCCGAAGACCTCATGATGATGGCGATCAGTAGCATCAGCGATCCAGGGCTGGTGCTGCTTCCCACGCACCGCATGCTGAAGCGTTGTCCGCTGAGCCAAGAGGCCATGCTCGCCAAGCTCAGCGAACATTTCACCTCCACGCCGATGGCGAACGCCGACATTCCGGCCGCACTTGACGCGCACACCAACGCCGGCGAATGCGTGTTTGGCGTGGCGCTCCCCGGTGGACAAGGCTACTTGTTCACCGCCCCGCGACCGGAAAGCAGCGGAAGCGACGCCGAACGGCGGCTCGCCGGGCTAGACGTCACCGTGCTGCACGACCTCATTTTCGGCGAATGCCTGGGGCTAACCGGGCACGACTTTTTCGACTACACGCGCGACCCCCAAGAAGCGCTGGATGCCGTGGAACAGGGCTCACCCGCCAGCTTCCTGATGAATCCGCCGAGCGTGGACGACATGCAGGTAATTGCGCAGGGGGGCGAGAAAATGCCGCAGAAAAGTACGTTTTACTACCCGAAAATCCTGAGCGGACTAGTCCTTTGGTCCCTCAACGACTTCGAAAAGTAA
- the dut gene encoding dUTP diphosphatase, whose amino-acid sequence MAPRVRVVATSDAVIPAYETSGAAGVDLRTTAKIRLEPGERTLAPTGLKMQIPAGYEGQIRPRSGLALKRGLSMVNSPGTIDSDYRGEIGIILINHGQETIELEAGERIAQMVFCPVTQVEFEAVESLDETSRGAGGFGSTGS is encoded by the coding sequence ATGGCCCCCCGCGTGCGAGTCGTCGCGACGTCCGATGCCGTGATCCCCGCTTACGAAACGAGCGGCGCGGCGGGCGTTGATTTGCGCACAACCGCAAAAATTAGACTCGAACCCGGGGAACGTACGCTCGCCCCAACCGGTCTAAAAATGCAAATTCCGGCGGGATATGAGGGCCAAATCCGTCCGCGTTCGGGTCTCGCGCTGAAGCGCGGGCTGAGCATGGTGAATTCGCCCGGGACAATCGACAGCGATTATCGCGGCGAAATTGGGATCATCCTGATTAACCACGGTCAGGAAACGATCGAGTTGGAAGCGGGCGAGCGCATTGCACAAATGGTGTTTTGCCCCGTGACGCAGGTGGAATTTGAGGCCGTTGAGAGCCTGGATGAAACCTCACGCGGCGCCGGCGGGTTTGGTAGTACTGGGAGCTAA